A genomic region of Thermoanaerobaculia bacterium contains the following coding sequences:
- a CDS encoding phosphoglucomutase/phosphomannomutase family protein, giving the protein MTLPALAFGTDGWRGVIADDATFETFRRLARAAASAYREGLFGAGDRGTAVLGYDPRFLSEEFAGAVAEVFAEAGIAVASTDRPIPTPAVSWELRRRGTSGGLAVTASHNPARYNGFKLKAAFGGSAPPELYAEVERRVDRPFRAAKTRASVASVDIETGYRRALGALVDLEAIRRAGFRVLADAMHGAAGNALERIVGAGATRIESFRAERDVNFGGGHPEPIAANLAAAAERVRRGKFDIGVATDGDADRLGVLDAEGRFVSAHRILALLILHAFRERGASGGIAKTFSTSLLIDRIGASLGAPVHETGIGFKYVADLMISGEVAVGGEESGGYGFAFHLPERDGTLAALLLLENLARTGRTLGAALADLDREFGRFEYGRRDLYRPVERIRRFLAHVAASPPCAVAGERVTGCREKDGVKLLFGGRGWLLMRLSGTEPMIRLYCEHEDGRLCDAILTRAQERLSRFS; this is encoded by the coding sequence TTGACGCTCCCGGCGCTCGCATTCGGGACCGACGGATGGCGGGGCGTCATCGCCGACGACGCCACGTTCGAGACGTTTCGCCGGCTCGCGCGCGCCGCCGCGTCCGCGTACCGAGAGGGGCTTTTCGGCGCGGGCGACCGCGGAACCGCCGTTCTGGGATACGACCCCCGCTTCCTCTCGGAAGAGTTCGCGGGCGCCGTGGCCGAAGTCTTCGCCGAGGCGGGCATCGCGGTCGCTTCGACCGACCGGCCGATCCCCACGCCGGCGGTATCGTGGGAGCTCCGGCGCCGCGGGACCTCGGGCGGCCTGGCGGTGACGGCCAGCCACAATCCGGCGCGTTACAACGGGTTCAAGCTGAAGGCGGCGTTCGGCGGAAGCGCGCCTCCGGAGCTCTACGCCGAGGTCGAGCGGAGGGTCGACCGCCCCTTCCGGGCGGCGAAGACCCGAGCCTCCGTCGCGTCGGTCGACATCGAGACCGGGTACCGGCGGGCGCTGGGCGCGCTCGTCGACCTCGAGGCGATCCGCCGCGCCGGTTTCCGCGTGCTCGCCGACGCGATGCACGGGGCCGCCGGGAACGCGCTCGAGCGGATCGTCGGCGCGGGCGCCACCCGGATCGAGAGCTTCCGGGCGGAGCGGGACGTGAACTTCGGCGGCGGACATCCCGAGCCGATCGCGGCGAACCTGGCCGCCGCGGCCGAGCGCGTTCGCCGCGGGAAATTCGACATCGGGGTCGCGACCGACGGCGACGCCGACCGCCTCGGCGTGCTCGATGCGGAGGGCCGTTTCGTTTCCGCGCACCGGATCCTCGCGCTGCTCATCCTCCACGCGTTCCGGGAGCGCGGGGCTTCCGGCGGCATCGCCAAGACGTTCTCCACGTCGCTCCTGATCGACCGGATCGGCGCCTCTCTCGGAGCGCCCGTCCACGAGACGGGCATCGGGTTCAAGTACGTCGCCGACCTGATGATATCCGGGGAGGTCGCCGTCGGCGGCGAGGAGAGCGGCGGCTACGGCTTCGCGTTCCATCTTCCGGAACGAGACGGGACGCTCGCCGCGCTCCTCCTCCTCGAGAACCTCGCCCGCACCGGACGCACGCTCGGCGCCGCACTCGCCGACCTCGACCGGGAGTTCGGCCGGTTCGAGTACGGCCGCCGCGACCTGTACCGGCCGGTCGAGCGGATCCGGCGCTTCCTCGCGCACGTCGCGGCGAGCCCTCCGTGCGCGGTCGCGGGCGAGCGCGTGACCGGGTGCCGCGAGAAGGACGGCGTCAAGCTGCTCTTCGGCGGCCGCGGCTGGCTCCTGATGCGCCTCTCCGGAACGGAGCCGATGATCCGGCTATACTGCGAGCATGAAGACGGGCGTCTCTGCGACGCGATTCTCACCCGGGCGCAGGAACGCCTGAGCCGCTTCTCGTGA
- a CDS encoding polysaccharide deacetylase family protein: MRALCPRHPHKTARGRCAECRHPFCSRCEFRTEHRLFCGPNCARERQRRRRERPKGRVGRPWVAVAASLAAASAGAFLLSRRPRPAPARHWIRSVAATPRPPGAPAERNPASAPPPPVVAAASVPPRRARSASPLAPPLSTAENGDAGKKILVSFDGGSSDRGAAEILDALRRRGIRTTIFLTGQFIRRYPDLTRRIAEDGHEVGNHTWDHPHLTTYASNERQTTRPGVTEEMLRGELQRTAALYRETTGREMAPFWRAPYGEENPEIRGWALRAGWEHVSWTHGNGRNLDALDWVTDPDSPRYRPSERLISRLLAFARPGNIILMHLGSDREDPVGGHLPRLLDTLASEGYRFSTASELIASGDAAR; the protein is encoded by the coding sequence GTGCGAGCCCTCTGTCCCCGACACCCGCACAAGACGGCGCGCGGACGATGCGCGGAATGCCGCCACCCCTTCTGCTCGCGCTGCGAGTTCCGCACCGAGCACCGGCTGTTCTGCGGGCCCAATTGCGCGCGCGAGCGCCAGCGGCGCCGGCGCGAGCGCCCGAAAGGCCGCGTCGGGCGTCCGTGGGTCGCGGTCGCGGCGTCGCTGGCCGCGGCGTCCGCGGGAGCCTTTCTGCTGTCGCGGCGGCCCCGCCCGGCGCCGGCCCGGCATTGGATTCGCTCCGTCGCGGCGACTCCCCGGCCGCCGGGCGCTCCTGCGGAGAGAAATCCCGCTTCCGCGCCGCCGCCGCCCGTCGTCGCCGCGGCGAGCGTTCCGCCGCGCCGCGCCCGGAGCGCGTCGCCGCTCGCGCCGCCGCTCTCGACCGCCGAAAACGGCGACGCCGGCAAGAAGATCCTCGTCTCGTTCGACGGCGGCTCCTCCGATCGCGGCGCGGCCGAGATCCTCGACGCGCTGCGCCGCCGCGGCATCCGGACGACGATTTTCCTGACCGGCCAGTTCATCCGGAGGTATCCGGACCTCACCCGCCGGATCGCGGAGGACGGCCATGAGGTCGGCAACCACACCTGGGACCATCCGCATCTCACGACGTACGCCTCGAACGAACGGCAGACCACCCGGCCGGGCGTCACGGAGGAGATGCTCCGCGGAGAGCTCCAGCGAACGGCCGCCCTCTATCGCGAGACGACCGGCCGGGAGATGGCGCCCTTCTGGCGCGCCCCGTACGGCGAGGAGAACCCGGAGATTCGCGGCTGGGCGCTTCGCGCCGGATGGGAGCACGTCTCGTGGACCCACGGGAACGGGAGGAACCTCGACGCGCTCGACTGGGTGACGGACCCGGACTCGCCGCGGTACCGGCCGTCGGAGCGGCTGATCTCGCGCCTGCTCGCCTTCGCGCGGCCCGGCAACATCATCCTGATGCACCTCGGCAGCGACCGCGAAGACCCGGTCGGCGGCCATCTCCCGCGGCTCCTCGACACGCTCGCCTCCGAAGGCTACCGGTTCTCGACGGCCTCGGAGCTGATCGCGTCGGGAGACGCCGCGCGTTGA
- the pgsA gene encoding CDP-diacylglycerol--glycerol-3-phosphate 3-phosphatidyltransferase, translating into MKLNLPNWLTLFRIFLVPFLVVVLLTKFDFREVLGLAIFWVAAITDFFDGWFARRRKEVTRLGTLLDPIADKLLTSAAFISLVDLGVAPAWTVVVIVGREFAVSGLRSIAADRGIMIPASPLGKFKMFTQIVAISLLIVSFRYGFLYTTSQVALYTVVFFAVASGIDYFAKFWRRVLSEEPA; encoded by the coding sequence TTGAAGCTCAATCTCCCGAACTGGCTGACGCTCTTCCGTATCTTCCTCGTCCCGTTCCTCGTCGTCGTCCTCCTCACGAAGTTCGATTTCCGCGAGGTCCTGGGGCTCGCGATCTTCTGGGTCGCCGCGATCACCGATTTCTTCGACGGGTGGTTCGCGCGGCGCCGCAAGGAGGTCACGCGCCTGGGGACCCTTCTCGACCCGATCGCCGACAAGCTCCTCACGTCGGCGGCGTTCATCTCGCTCGTCGACCTCGGCGTCGCCCCGGCCTGGACGGTGGTCGTCATCGTCGGCCGCGAGTTCGCGGTCTCGGGACTCCGCTCGATCGCGGCGGACCGCGGGATCATGATTCCGGCGTCGCCGCTCGGCAAGTTCAAGATGTTCACGCAGATCGTCGCGATCTCGCTGCTCATCGTGAGCTTCCGCTACGGATTCCTCTACACGACCTCGCAGGTCGCGCTGTACACGGTCGTGTTCTTCGCCGTCGCCTCGGGGATCGACTATTTCGCGAAGTTCTGGAGACGGGTCCTCTCGGAAGAACCGGCTTGA